In one Candidatus Omnitrophota bacterium genomic region, the following are encoded:
- a CDS encoding aldolase catalytic domain-containing protein, which translates to MFREKIKVLDCTIRDGGLINKHDFDFKFVRAVYKALSEARIDYMEIGYKNSKKLFSEKEYGQWKFCDDEQIKRVIDGIESKTKISVMVDVDRVDVEDVKPRKESPVSMVRVACYVKDIDKAIFLANRFADKGYETTVNIMAISRAPDNELTEAFHQLNEECKAGVIYIVDSNGALYQETTELLVKKAKGIIKDKEIGIHAHNNQQLAFGNTIEAIIHNANYVDGTVYGLGRAAGNCPLELILGFLKNPKFDIRPVLDLISKEFIPLREKMEWGYIIPYAITGMLDEHPRAAMALRGSDKKEDYREFYESLIGSGETQ; encoded by the coding sequence GTGTTCAGAGAAAAGATAAAGGTGCTGGACTGCACGATAAGGGACGGCGGGCTCATAAATAAACACGACTTCGACTTCAAGTTCGTCCGGGCGGTCTATAAGGCGCTCTCGGAAGCCAGGATAGATTATATGGAGATAGGATATAAGAACTCGAAGAAACTCTTCTCGGAGAAGGAATACGGCCAGTGGAAATTCTGCGACGATGAACAGATAAAGAGGGTCATAGACGGCATCGAATCGAAGACGAAGATCTCGGTCATGGTCGATGTCGACCGCGTGGACGTAGAAGACGTAAAACCGCGGAAGGAGAGCCCGGTGTCGATGGTCCGGGTCGCGTGTTATGTCAAAGACATAGACAAGGCGATATTCCTCGCCAACCGGTTCGCGGACAAGGGTTATGAGACGACGGTCAATATAATGGCCATTTCCAGGGCGCCTGACAACGAGCTAACCGAGGCTTTCCACCAGCTTAACGAAGAGTGCAAGGCCGGCGTCATCTATATCGTGGACAGCAACGGAGCGCTGTACCAGGAGACGACCGAACTGCTGGTAAAGAAGGCAAAGGGCATAATAAAGGACAAGGAGATCGGGATACACGCCCACAACAACCAGCAGCTCGCCTTCGGCAACACGATAGAGGCGATAATCCACAACGCGAATTACGTCGACGGGACTGTTTACGGCCTGGGAAGGGCCGCGGGCAACTGCCCGCTCGAGCTTATACTCGGGTTCCTCAAGAACCCCAAGTTCGATATACGTCCGGTGCTCGACCTGATATCGAAGGAATTTATCCCCCTGAGGGAAAAAATGGAATGGGGTTATATAATACCGTACGCGATAACCGGCATGCTTGACGAACATCCGCGCGCCGCGATGGCCCTGCGCGGAAGCGACAAAAAAGAGGATTACAGGGAGTTTTACGAGAGCCTGATAGGAAGCGGAGAGACGCAGTAA
- a CDS encoding HD domain-containing phosphohydrolase: MNNNQFFFGSFRSKITVALVLSLFLVAAISSLLLYQFSYRAQFEQFREHLKMVAQTAAFTVDPDLLMQVPLDRAGVKSSQYNTIAEKLSQIKKANPQILFIYTMDRTDKGVWQFIVDPEPRVQTKGESGATSYPGDKYDASRFPEMLKALSGPSADSKLMIDEWGATLSGYAPIRGKDGKAVAILGIDISAQNVYGTQRELLRRAILVLGAGMLISVALGLLVSKRATDPVKELEEATRHFATGDLQYRVHIKGRDEIGRLGESFNKMAESLVASKEALRDYFYRIVQSLVRGLEAKDSYTSGHSDRVSEYSRALALETGLSVKDADMLKEVAELHDIGKLGIDERVLNKVEKLTDEEWRTVKQHPVTGEEILGPVFLDKRMLSIVRSHHERYDGSGYPDGLKGDEIDMLAQIVSVADAYDAMTTTRAYRGPLTKEVAIEELKKHSGTQFNPLLVDAFLRVLSREGKDA; encoded by the coding sequence ATGAACAATAACCAATTCTTTTTCGGGAGTTTTCGTTCGAAGATCACGGTGGCCCTCGTCCTTTCACTGTTTTTGGTGGCCGCGATCAGCAGCCTGCTCTTATACCAATTCAGCTATAGAGCGCAATTCGAGCAGTTCAGGGAACACCTCAAGATGGTCGCGCAGACGGCGGCCTTTACCGTGGATCCCGATCTCCTTATGCAGGTCCCGCTTGACCGCGCCGGCGTAAAAAGCTCGCAATACAATACCATCGCCGAAAAATTATCACAGATAAAAAAAGCGAACCCCCAGATACTTTTCATATACACCATGGACCGGACCGACAAGGGCGTATGGCAGTTTATAGTCGATCCCGAACCCAGGGTCCAGACCAAGGGGGAGTCGGGGGCCACCTCGTACCCGGGGGATAAGTATGACGCCTCGAGGTTCCCTGAGATGTTAAAAGCGCTATCGGGCCCTTCCGCCGATAGTAAACTCATGATCGACGAATGGGGGGCCACCCTCTCGGGCTACGCTCCCATCCGCGGCAAGGACGGCAAGGCGGTAGCCATACTCGGGATAGATATCAGCGCGCAAAATGTTTACGGGACACAGAGGGAACTCTTACGGCGCGCTATTTTGGTATTGGGCGCGGGCATGCTGATCTCCGTAGCCTTAGGGCTCCTGGTCTCAAAGAGGGCGACCGATCCGGTCAAGGAACTCGAGGAAGCTACCAGGCACTTCGCGACGGGAGACCTCCAATACAGGGTCCACATAAAAGGAAGAGATGAGATCGGCAGGTTGGGCGAGTCCTTTAATAAAATGGCAGAGAGCCTCGTCGCGTCAAAAGAGGCCTTACGGGATTATTTCTACCGCATCGTCCAATCGTTAGTGCGCGGGCTTGAAGCGAAAGACAGTTACACGAGCGGCCACTCTGACAGGGTCTCCGAGTATTCGCGCGCGCTCGCCCTCGAGACGGGACTTTCCGTAAAAGACGCCGACATGCTGAAAGAAGTGGCCGAGCTCCATGATATAGGAAAATTAGGCATCGACGAGAGGGTATTGAACAAGGTGGAAAAACTGACCGATGAAGAATGGAGGACGGTCAAGCAACATCCGGTTACGGGAGAGGAGATATTGGGACCTGTCTTCCTGGATAAGCGTATGCTCTCCATCGTCAGGTCGCATCACGAACGGTACGACGGTTCGGGTTATCCTGACGGCCTTAAAGGCGATGAGATAGATATGTTAGCCCAGATCGTCTCGGTCGCCGACGCTTATGACGCCATGACCACTACCCGCGCCTACAGGGGACCGCTGACTAAAGAGGTTGCCATAGAAGAATTAAAAAAGCACAGCGGGACGCAGTTCAACCCGCTATTAGTCGATGCCTTCCTCAGGGTATTGAGCAGGGAAGGTAAGGATGCTTGA
- a CDS encoding glycosyltransferase 87 family protein, which translates to MKRYRVFNIFFWSAVSIAVIVTGISLSMRGGRDLKVGLYGVNQVLHGKSPYDNISDVNRPLFRYAPGMTILQYPFMLGSEMAEFSAAEPLTFKGMLPSIFAWYLAELAAVALSGLILLRLIRSRTKEEGLLNLKISLLLALPFLLYELSNSQNKLVALFFLLTALLLFKERRMFFSAVYFCLALTVYSPLLVFILYFVLKSRGRFILSFIAGFFVIFFLVPSAVFGIGFNNYLLGEWFDRAIKPFSAAASYVNYLDLRVSNQSLPGAVGRLLAPGGTNNFRYLVSPELIHLLIRGLSAVIVLLSCIAAWKNREESSQGLLYPVFLMLALLLPQYCIYYTWGWTFVIYFAVLNYAARAETPPAGKKFLLAAASALFISTCLVFVPVFKSISLISWATLFLWAAMVKAIIGTPLLKKAGPR; encoded by the coding sequence ATGAAAAGATACAGGGTCTTTAATATTTTTTTCTGGTCGGCCGTCTCTATAGCAGTCATAGTCACAGGCATCTCGCTTTCCATGAGGGGCGGCAGGGACCTGAAGGTGGGGTTGTATGGAGTCAACCAGGTATTGCACGGCAAGTCGCCGTATGATAATATTTCCGACGTAAACCGTCCGCTCTTCCGTTACGCGCCGGGGATGACGATACTCCAATATCCCTTTATGCTGGGAAGCGAAATGGCCGAATTCTCGGCCGCGGAACCCTTGACTTTCAAAGGCATGTTGCCCTCCATATTCGCATGGTACCTGGCCGAGCTCGCCGCGGTAGCGCTCAGCGGGTTGATATTGCTCCGGCTCATCCGGTCGCGCACTAAAGAGGAGGGTTTGCTGAACCTGAAGATAAGCCTCCTCTTGGCTTTGCCTTTCCTGTTATATGAATTGTCCAACAGCCAGAACAAGCTCGTCGCCCTATTTTTCCTTCTGACGGCCCTTTTATTGTTCAAGGAAAGAAGGATGTTCTTTTCGGCCGTATACTTCTGCCTCGCCCTGACCGTATACAGCCCTTTGCTGGTCTTTATCCTTTATTTTGTATTAAAAAGCAGGGGGAGGTTCATCCTTAGCTTCATCGCGGGCTTTTTTGTCATTTTTTTCCTGGTCCCTTCCGCGGTATTCGGCATAGGGTTCAATAATTACCTGCTGGGAGAATGGTTCGACCGCGCCATCAAGCCGTTCTCTGCCGCGGCCTCTTACGTGAACTACCTCGACCTGAGGGTAAGCAACCAATCGCTTCCCGGGGCCGTCGGAAGGCTATTGGCGCCGGGCGGGACCAATAATTTCCGTTATCTCGTTTCTCCGGAATTGATCCATCTGCTTATCAGGGGCCTTTCGGCGGTGATCGTCCTGTTGTCATGCATCGCGGCCTGGAAGAACAGGGAAGAATCCTCGCAGGGGCTGCTCTATCCGGTCTTTTTAATGCTCGCGCTCTTGCTTCCCCAGTATTGCATTTATTACACCTGGGGTTGGACGTTTGTCATTTATTTCGCCGTCCTTAACTATGCCGCGCGCGCGGAAACCCCGCCGGCCGGGAAAAAATTCCTGCTTGCGGCCGCTTCGGCCTTATTTATTTCCACCTGCCTGGTGTTCGTGCCTGTTTTCAAAAGTATTTCCCTTATTTCGTGGGCCACCCTGTTCTTGTGGGCGGCGATGGTGAAGGCCATTATCGGGACCCCGCTGCTTAAAAAGGCCGGTCCGCGATGA
- a CDS encoding glycosyltransferase — protein MKGNLSAVLIAHNEEENIGGMLEGLLGNYPDELLEVLVVSDSSTDRTSDIVRAWMGRDSKVRLIEKGRPSGAGLALKTGFRNVSPKADYVLTMDSDFIENIKEVRSLIAAAERKGFDGAIGSRYMEGGKLVNYPPMKKIMNRSFHFIVRALFNIRQKDLTNNFKLYKAEIIRGLPWRSGDFAINAETGIFPIVAGYNIAEVPVSWIQRGAGMGKSKFRLFAVGWSYIKVIGYALRLSAGKKVSRSIR, from the coding sequence ATGAAAGGCAACCTCTCGGCTGTCTTGATCGCCCATAACGAAGAAGAGAATATCGGCGGGATGCTTGAAGGCCTGCTGGGTAATTATCCGGACGAGCTTCTCGAGGTCCTTGTGGTCAGCGACTCCAGCACGGACAGGACGTCAGATATCGTCCGGGCCTGGATGGGCCGCGACAGCAAAGTCAGGCTGATAGAAAAAGGCCGGCCGAGCGGGGCCGGGCTCGCGTTAAAGACCGGTTTCAGGAACGTCAGCCCCAAGGCCGATTATGTCCTTACGATGGATTCGGATTTTATAGAGAATATCAAGGAGGTGCGGTCGCTTATCGCGGCAGCGGAGCGGAAAGGGTTCGACGGGGCGATAGGCTCGCGGTATATGGAAGGCGGGAAGCTGGTCAATTATCCGCCCATGAAGAAGATAATGAACCGCTCGTTCCATTTTATCGTCAGGGCGCTTTTCAATATAAGGCAGAAAGACCTCACCAATAATTTTAAACTTTATAAGGCGGAGATAATACGCGGCCTGCCGTGGAGGAGCGGTGATTTCGCCATAAATGCGGAGACAGGCATATTCCCCATCGTTGCGGGATATAATATCGCGGAAGTCCCGGTATCATGGATACAGAGGGGGGCCGGGATGGGAAAGTCAAAGTTCCGCCTCTTCGCGGTAGGCTGGAGCTACATCAAAGTCATCGGTTATGCCTTGCGGCTTTCTGCGGGGAAAAAGGTTTCCCGATCGATCCGATGA
- a CDS encoding ferredoxin gives MKVKIDPDICIGCTLCVQTCPDVYKMEGEKAVVYVAAVPKAVEAACKQAADECPVTAIIITE, from the coding sequence ATGAAGGTGAAAATCGACCCGGATATCTGCATAGGCTGCACATTGTGCGTGCAGACCTGTCCGGATGTCTATAAAATGGAGGGAGAGAAGGCGGTGGTTTATGTCGCCGCCGTCCCTAAAGCCGTCGAGGCCGCCTGCAAGCAGGCAGCGGATGAATGCCCCGTGACGGCGATCATAATAACAGAATAG
- a CDS encoding NAD-dependent epimerase/dehydratase family protein translates to MKKLVLVTGSAGLVGSECVRFFSHKGFGVIGVDNNMRKKFFGDAGSVEWNKDLLLKTAPDYVHHDFDIRDKAAVEGLFAKYDFDLIIHAAAQPSHDWAAREPSTDFDINAGGTQALLENFRLRAPKAVFIFLSTNKVYGDNPNRLPLVELGKRFELPEDHKFFGGIDESFSIDNCLHSLFGASKAAADILVQEYGRYFGLKTAAFRCGCITGPYHSGAELHGFLSYLVKCCVSGKKYTIIGYKGKQVRDNIHSRDLVEAFHQFYLKPRSGEVYNMGGGRSTSVSVLEAIGLCEEVSGRKMPYDYVDRNRIGDHIWWISGLSKFKSHYPGWKISYDARGLIGDIFKQQKELSGNK, encoded by the coding sequence ATGAAGAAATTAGTCCTTGTGACCGGTTCTGCCGGTCTCGTAGGTTCTGAGTGTGTCAGATTTTTTTCTCACAAGGGTTTCGGCGTCATCGGCGTCGACAACAACATGAGGAAGAAATTCTTCGGCGACGCGGGTTCGGTGGAATGGAACAAAGACCTTCTCCTCAAGACCGCCCCGGATTATGTCCATCATGACTTCGATATACGGGATAAGGCCGCTGTCGAAGGCCTTTTCGCAAAATACGATTTCGACCTTATAATCCACGCAGCGGCCCAGCCCTCGCATGACTGGGCGGCCAGGGAACCTTCCACGGATTTCGATATAAACGCCGGGGGGACGCAGGCTCTCCTGGAAAATTTCAGGCTGCGCGCCCCAAAGGCGGTCTTCATCTTCCTTTCGACGAACAAGGTCTACGGTGACAATCCCAACAGGCTTCCCCTGGTGGAGCTCGGGAAGAGGTTCGAGCTGCCCGAGGACCACAAATTTTTCGGCGGTATAGACGAATCCTTCAGCATAGATAACTGCCTCCACAGCCTCTTCGGCGCCTCAAAGGCCGCCGCCGATATACTCGTCCAGGAATACGGCAGGTATTTCGGCCTCAAGACCGCGGCATTCAGGTGCGGCTGCATAACAGGACCGTATCATTCCGGGGCCGAGCTTCACGGTTTCCTGTCCTACCTGGTGAAATGCTGCGTCTCCGGGAAGAAGTATACTATCATCGGCTATAAGGGAAAACAGGTGCGCGATAACATCCATTCCCGCGACCTCGTCGAGGCCTTCCACCAATTCTATCTAAAACCCCGCTCCGGAGAGGTCTATAATATGGGCGGGGGCAGGAGCACCAGCGTTTCTGTCCTTGAGGCGATAGGGCTTTGCGAGGAGGTCTCCGGCAGGAAGATGCCTTACGATTACGTCGACCGGAACAGGATAGGGGACCACATATGGTGGATATCCGGGCTCTCAAAATTCAAGTCCCATTATCCCGGCTGGAAGATCTCCTACGATGCCCGCGGCCTGATCGGGGACATATTCAAACAACAGAAAGAATTGTCCGGAAATAAATGA
- a CDS encoding response regulator produces MAGKKVMIVDDDTEFLEELNETMSMSGYEIIPVNDSVAAVEIASRTKPDLIILDLKMPGRSGFQLAEEIRRLPELEKTPIIAMSSFFKEEYAFLLSIFGIKKCLKKPFKPLDVINAVEAAIG; encoded by the coding sequence ATGGCCGGTAAAAAAGTGATGATAGTCGATGACGACACGGAATTTCTCGAGGAGCTGAACGAGACGATGTCTATGAGCGGCTATGAGATAATCCCCGTCAACGATTCCGTCGCCGCGGTGGAAATAGCGTCCCGCACAAAACCGGATCTCATAATACTCGATCTTAAGATGCCAGGGAGGAGCGGGTTCCAGCTGGCCGAGGAGATAAGGCGGCTCCCGGAATTGGAAAAGACCCCGATAATCGCGATGTCGTCGTTCTTTAAGGAGGAATACGCGTTCCTCCTGAGCATATTCGGTATCAAGAAATGCCTCAAGAAGCCGTTTAAGCCCCTGGATGTGATCAACGCGGTGGAAGCCGCTATCGGATAA